In Cherax quadricarinatus isolate ZL_2023a chromosome 91, ASM3850222v1, whole genome shotgun sequence, a single window of DNA contains:
- the LOC128704884 gene encoding pteridine reductase 1 translates to MSTSKQGDCLMPGSCRFGEGRVALVTGGARRVGRTITTALHKHHFNVIIHYNSSRDLALELAALLNSARPDSAQVITGDLSKDVAQTAHRLVAETVQKWGRLDLLVNSAGDYFATSLEDASEHDWDKLVNINSKAPYFLIQAAAPHLRKVGGSVVNIADILGERPSGPFSIYCTTKAAIIMITKSLSLELGPQVRINYVNPGAAMWPENSDVTFKEEWLSKTPLGRPGTGEEVADAVVFLASPSAAYITGSGINVCGGRSVSN, encoded by the exons atgtctacttcaaagcAAGGAGACTGTCTAA TGCCAGGGTCATGCCGCTTCGGGGAGGGCCGTGTGGCACTAGTGACAGGAGGCGCCCGCCGGGTAGGACGCACCAtcactacagcactacacaaGCACCACTTCAACGTTATTATACACTATAACTCCTCCAGGGACCTTGCGCTAGAGCTTGCTGCTCTCCTCAACAG TGCCAGGCCGGACAGTGCCCAGGTCATCACAGGTGATCTCTCTAAGGACGTGGCACAAACTGCCCACCGCCTGGTAGCTGAGACAGTTCAAAAATGGGGTCGACTTGACCTCCTGGTCAATTCTGCTGGTGACTACTTTGCTACCTCGTTAGAAGACGCCTCTGAGCATGACTGGGACAAACTGGTCAATATTAATAGCAAGGCTCCATATTTTCTCATTCAG gcagcagcacctCACCTGAGGAAGGTGGGAGGCAGCGTGGTGAACATCGCAGACATCCTTGGTGAACGTCCCAGTGGACCATTTAGTATATATTGCACCACCAAGGCTGCTATCATCATGATAACCAAGAGCCTTTCTCTTGAActtgggccacag GTGAGGATCAACTATGTTAACCCCGGAGCAGCCATGTGGCCAGAGAATTCTGATGTCACCTTCAAAGAG GAGTGGTTATCGAAGACACCCCTGGGACGGCCAGGCACGGGGGAGGAGGTGGCTGATGCTGTAGTGTTCTTGGCTTCACCCTCTGCTGCCTACATCACCGGCAGTGGGATCAATGTCTGTGGTGGACGCTCAGTCTCCAATTAG